In a single window of the Methanofollis ethanolicus genome:
- a CDS encoding methyl-accepting chemotaxis protein: MKMISGKPGRMALFAAPAAILGTDNDQIEETGQQIGESIRPILDALNSALAGDPSASLQGKEVPESLSELGTAVEEAIAHIHDSEAEIERARKESEAEIERARKEHEAAIARLHTVEEETEKARKEHEAEIKKVREEREAAIARLHEVEEEIEKAGKEREERIETIRKEHAEILDGKNALEAGMKVIFGENPMPMVLVDRDLRALDLNDAYCTLMGDTRDHLLRGTGRKIAIKRLSGEDNDAVFYRGKKTRSMLEVTVGEAKKTVEEYGIPIAGKTGRTEKALFVFYDMTETKNAEANLKEEMAKIKDLQIRSQTIVDENPMPILLLNPKFDVVAANEAYASMAGIRKDTLIGMSARSFRILDQKGEGLKGAIQKKKRCYGEVTVELPSGVHILEQYGIPIYGGNGNLTDLIVVYNDITERHKEEETIKALMAEAEERAEQFEKNARELGEVMEKVARGDISQEAAIGDGDLLARVKEDYNRSLAKFREILGDVNSAVAIVASTSRDTSRGAADIGKATEQVALATQQSSESTRSLLQEIEEIRQQVTDLSASIEEIAGTTQEVMNQAVASSEAGREGAEIGKVACKKMEVASAISEQSVSEINDLNTKMHEITKIIKLINEISNQTNLLALNAAIEAARAGEHGRGFSVVAGEIRNLAGDSKHASEHIEDLIASIQKDSEKTAASMRSSHKEIQDGIESVNAAIAALAKIGAEIDAAARTVTEITRATDAQAQATNTVMEMIVRASENTKENLSRVEDMAALAEEVSASTQEVGSAAQALTGLSSDLKKKMDHFTIN, from the coding sequence ATGAAGATGATCTCAGGTAAACCAGGAAGAATGGCATTGTTTGCCGCTCCGGCGGCGATACTCGGCACAGACAACGACCAGATCGAGGAGACAGGGCAACAGATTGGTGAGAGTATCCGCCCCATCCTCGATGCGCTGAACAGTGCACTGGCCGGAGACCCGTCGGCCTCCCTCCAGGGGAAAGAGGTCCCCGAGTCCCTCTCTGAACTCGGGACGGCCGTCGAAGAGGCGATCGCACACATACACGATAGCGAGGCCGAGATCGAGAGGGCCCGGAAGGAGAGCGAGGCCGAGATCGAGAGGGCCCGGAAGGAGCACGAAGCGGCGATCGCACGTCTCCACACGGTCGAGGAAGAGACAGAAAAGGCCCGGAAGGAGCATGAGGCAGAGATCAAAAAGGTGAGAGAGGAGCGCGAAGCGGCGATCGCACGTCTCCACGAGGTCGAGGAAGAGATCGAGAAGGCTGGAAAGGAGCGCGAGGAAAGGATCGAGACGATCAGAAAAGAACATGCCGAGATCCTCGACGGCAAAAATGCCCTTGAGGCCGGGATGAAGGTCATCTTCGGCGAGAACCCGATGCCGATGGTCCTCGTCGACCGCGACCTCAGGGCCCTCGACCTCAATGACGCCTACTGCACCCTGATGGGCGACACCCGCGACCACCTCCTCAGGGGGACAGGGAGAAAGATCGCGATCAAGCGCCTCTCCGGCGAGGATAACGACGCCGTCTTCTACCGCGGAAAAAAGACCCGCTCCATGCTCGAAGTCACGGTCGGCGAGGCGAAAAAGACCGTGGAGGAGTACGGCATTCCCATCGCCGGGAAAACAGGACGGACCGAGAAGGCCCTCTTCGTCTTCTACGACATGACCGAGACGAAAAACGCCGAGGCAAACCTGAAGGAAGAGATGGCGAAGATCAAGGACCTCCAGATCCGTTCCCAGACCATCGTGGACGAGAACCCCATGCCCATCCTTCTCCTCAACCCGAAATTCGACGTCGTCGCTGCAAACGAGGCATATGCCTCGATGGCAGGGATCAGGAAGGACACCCTGATCGGCATGAGCGCTCGCTCGTTCCGGATCCTCGACCAGAAAGGAGAGGGCCTGAAGGGGGCAATTCAAAAGAAAAAGCGGTGTTACGGTGAAGTCACCGTCGAACTCCCCTCGGGCGTGCACATCCTCGAACAGTACGGCATCCCGATCTATGGCGGCAACGGCAACCTGACCGACCTGATCGTCGTCTACAACGACATCACCGAGCGCCACAAAGAGGAGGAAACGATCAAGGCGCTGATGGCCGAAGCCGAAGAACGGGCAGAACAGTTCGAGAAGAATGCCAGAGAGTTGGGCGAGGTTATGGAGAAGGTCGCGCGGGGCGACATCTCGCAGGAAGCCGCGATCGGCGACGGCGACCTCCTCGCCAGAGTGAAAGAGGACTACAACAGATCTCTTGCAAAGTTCAGGGAGATCCTCGGCGACGTCAACAGCGCCGTTGCCATCGTGGCGTCGACCTCCAGGGACACGAGCCGCGGGGCCGCCGACATCGGGAAGGCCACCGAACAGGTCGCCCTCGCCACCCAGCAGTCCTCGGAATCGACACGGTCGCTCCTCCAGGAGATCGAAGAGATCAGGCAGCAGGTCACCGACCTGTCGGCCTCCATCGAGGAGATCGCCGGGACAACGCAGGAAGTGATGAACCAGGCCGTTGCTTCCTCAGAGGCAGGCCGCGAAGGTGCGGAGATCGGAAAAGTCGCGTGCAAGAAGATGGAGGTTGCCAGTGCCATCTCTGAGCAGAGCGTCAGCGAGATCAACGACCTCAACACCAAGATGCATGAGATCACAAAGATCATCAAGTTGATCAACGAGATCTCCAACCAGACCAACCTCCTCGCCCTCAACGCCGCCATCGAGGCCGCCAGAGCCGGCGAACACGGGAGAGGATTCTCCGTTGTCGCGGGCGAGATCCGGAACCTTGCCGGGGACTCGAAGCATGCAAGCGAGCATATCGAAGACCTGATCGCCTCGATCCAGAAAGACAGCGAGAAGACCGCGGCGTCCATGCGCTCTTCACATAAGGAGATCCAGGACGGCATCGAGAGCGTCAACGCGGCGATCGCGGCCCTGGCAAAGATCGGTGCCGAGATCGATGCCGCCGCGCGGACGGTCACCGAGATCACCAGGGCCACCGACGCCCAGGCACAGGCGACAAACACCGTCATGGAGATGATCGTCAGGGCCTCGGAAAACACCAAAGAAAACCTTAGCCGGGTGGAAGACATGGCCGCCCTTGCAGAGGAGGTCAGCGCCTCCACGCAGGAGGTCGGGAGCGCCGCCCAGGCACTCACCGGCCTCTCCTCGGACCTGAAGAAGAAAATGGACCACTTTACGATCAACTAA
- a CDS encoding YeeE/YedE thiosulfate transporter family protein — translation MVDYLMAAQWSPYLAGIGVGVMAVLSFLLANRPLGCSTAFAKTSGMVEMAVRGEAVKEHPYYRKFVPAVDGTWMVIPGIVIGAFIAATLSGSFTLSWVPPLWAETFGDDPLVRLGVALIGGFLLGFGSRWAGGCTSGHGISGSIQLSVNSMLAAAFFFIGGIAVAMVIYGVG, via the coding sequence ATGGTCGACTATCTTATGGCAGCCCAGTGGTCCCCGTACCTCGCGGGGATCGGCGTGGGCGTGATGGCCGTGCTCTCTTTTCTCCTGGCGAACAGGCCTCTCGGGTGTTCGACGGCCTTCGCCAAGACGAGCGGCATGGTCGAGATGGCGGTGCGGGGCGAGGCGGTGAAGGAGCACCCGTACTACAGGAAGTTCGTCCCGGCCGTCGACGGCACCTGGATGGTCATCCCGGGCATCGTCATCGGGGCGTTCATCGCGGCGACGCTCTCCGGGAGCTTCACCCTCTCCTGGGTGCCGCCGCTCTGGGCGGAGACCTTCGGCGACGATCCCCTCGTCCGCCTCGGTGTCGCCCTCATCGGGGGTTTTCTCCTGGGCTTCGGCTCACGCTGGGCCGGGGGGTGCACGAGCGGCCACGGGATCAGCGGCTCGATCCAGCTCTCGGTGAACAGCATGCTCGCGGCGGCCTTCTTCTTCATCGGCGGCATCGCGGTGGCGATGGTCATCTACGGGGTCGGGTGA
- a CDS encoding YeeE/YedE thiosulfate transporter family protein, whose amino-acid sequence MLKDLHANTKAQVVIGLLIGIGFGFFLQKGGVTSYDVIMGQLLLRDFTVVKLMLSAVIVGMIGFYLLKGREMVRIHCKNVTLGTVGIGGLIFGAGFAVLGWCPGTVAGAVGAGALDALFGGMVGMVVGAGVFARLYPRLVGGILGRGEYEILTVPEYLHVNAWVVVVPFVLVMIGILWGLEVLGL is encoded by the coding sequence ATGCTCAAAGACCTGCACGCAAACACGAAGGCCCAGGTCGTGATCGGCCTTCTCATCGGTATCGGTTTCGGCTTTTTCCTCCAGAAGGGGGGCGTCACCAGTTATGACGTCATCATGGGCCAGCTCCTCCTCCGGGACTTCACGGTGGTGAAGCTGATGCTCTCGGCGGTGATCGTCGGGATGATCGGCTTCTACCTCCTCAAGGGGAGGGAGATGGTGCGTATCCACTGCAAGAACGTGACCCTCGGGACGGTGGGGATCGGCGGCCTCATCTTCGGCGCCGGTTTCGCGGTCCTCGGCTGGTGTCCGGGGACGGTCGCGGGTGCGGTCGGGGCGGGCGCTCTCGACGCCCTCTTCGGCGGCATGGTCGGGATGGTCGTCGGCGCCGGCGTCTTCGCCCGCCTGTACCCCCGCCTGGTCGGCGGCATCCTGGGGAGGGGCGAGTACGAGATCCTGACGGTCCCGGAGTATCTCCATGTGAACGCCTGGGTGGTGGTCGTCCCCTTCGTGCTGGTGATGATCGGCATCCTCTGGGGGCTCGAGGTGCTCGGGCTGTGA
- a CDS encoding ligand-binding sensor domain-containing protein: MAPVSADLVIFPPSSSTYSTYLVNDYTNGPEGEVVFATSSGLTSYNGNWTTYHYPPAYRKDALISDFILSVAYGPDGMLWIGTPAGLQRMNGQAFEVVAGQEQLKNPIVIGLQRWDDALWIETHNAGMHRLENGSWTWFKPFHGGPGSYALDDLVLDPADGVLYCVSHVDGVFAVGENWSAGFYPVLAGDRQVTGFTDAVTDPFGGIYLFNRSCVAHLGGDGLETTIRAPGDLGVSEINDVCPAPDGSLWVATDHGLFQWKDGVVLDHVYRAHGIWSNVIKTVFVDCTGRCWFSTPTAIGYYYPDDAATDRIRFFFDGPRKLLFSGETSPVS, from the coding sequence GTGGCACCTGTGTCTGCCGATCTGGTGATCTTCCCGCCCTCATCGTCGACCTATTCGACATATCTGGTGAATGATTATACCAACGGTCCGGAGGGTGAGGTGGTCTTCGCCACGTCCTCGGGCCTGACGTCGTATAATGGCAACTGGACCACCTATCACTATCCTCCTGCGTACAGGAAAGACGCGCTCATCTCCGATTTTATTCTCTCGGTCGCCTACGGGCCTGACGGGATGCTCTGGATAGGGACTCCTGCGGGACTGCAGCGGATGAATGGTCAGGCCTTTGAGGTGGTAGCCGGCCAGGAGCAACTCAAGAACCCTATCGTGATCGGTCTCCAGCGCTGGGACGACGCCCTCTGGATAGAGACGCACAATGCCGGGATGCACAGGCTGGAAAATGGGTCATGGACCTGGTTCAAGCCTTTCCATGGCGGCCCGGGGAGTTATGCCCTAGACGACCTCGTCCTTGACCCTGCCGACGGGGTGCTGTACTGCGTTTCCCATGTGGATGGCGTCTTTGCGGTCGGGGAGAACTGGAGTGCCGGGTTTTATCCGGTCCTTGCCGGTGACCGCCAGGTGACCGGGTTTACGGATGCGGTCACAGATCCCTTCGGCGGGATCTACCTCTTCAACAGGAGTTGTGTCGCCCACCTGGGCGGCGACGGTCTGGAGACGACGATCCGTGCGCCGGGCGACCTTGGCGTCAGTGAGATCAACGACGTCTGCCCCGCCCCAGACGGTTCTCTCTGGGTGGCGACCGACCACGGGCTATTCCAGTGGAAGGACGGCGTCGTCCTCGACCACGTCTACCGGGCCCACGGCATCTGGTCGAACGTCATAAAGACTGTTTTTGTGGACTGCACCGGCAGGTGCTGGTTCTCGACGCCGACGGCGATAGGGTATTATTATCCTGACGATGCCGCCACAGACCGCATCAGATTTTTCTTTGATGGGCCGAGAAAACTTCTGTTTTCGGGGGAGACCTCTCCGGTCTCCTGA
- a CDS encoding chemotaxis protein CheD — protein MVEFQPIGVNARVIGIGEYCVGSGPMTTIGLGSCIALILHNERLSIGGMAHVMLPESKGHRDRPGKFADTAVAVLLEGMDAQGSRNGSLTAKLVGGANMFGFNDNNLNIGDRNIKAVHMSLQEHRIPVISEDVGGKVGRSVLYFPQNHGKITVRKASGTCTEM, from the coding sequence ATGGTCGAATTTCAGCCTATCGGTGTGAATGCGCGGGTTATCGGGATTGGGGAGTACTGTGTGGGCAGCGGGCCGATGACCACCATCGGTCTCGGCTCATGCATCGCCCTGATCCTCCACAATGAGCGTCTTTCTATCGGCGGCATGGCGCATGTCATGTTGCCTGAAAGCAAAGGCCACAGGGATCGGCCGGGAAAGTTTGCGGATACGGCTGTTGCCGTCCTTCTCGAAGGAATGGATGCACAGGGATCGAGGAACGGGTCGCTCACGGCAAAACTGGTGGGCGGAGCCAATATGTTCGGGTTCAATGACAATAACCTGAACATCGGCGATCGGAATATCAAGGCTGTCCATATGTCCCTGCAGGAACACCGTATCCCGGTCATCTCCGAGGATGTCGGCGGGAAGGTGGGGCGGTCGGTGCTGTATTTCCCGCAGAACCACGGAAAGATCACGGTCAGAAAGGCGAGCGGGACATGCACCGAGATGTAA
- a CDS encoding CheR family methyltransferase, which produces MDDFASLNRTIERIVGIRTSQYKEDYIKRRVLSRMRISGNETFDEYHRYLISHEGEKEDLRNALTINVTEFFRDTEVFTAVGQKVLPELLKKKTRIRVWCAGCSTGEEAYTYAMLVRDLTLTHEIDCTIIATDIDKIVLEKAKQGIYEGRSLKNMTESQIKRHFTHREDGKYEVKPEVKALVRFSNHDLMSGAPAARFLDLVSCRNVTIYFNEQQKTDLALLFHGSLGQGGYYVMGKTEYLGRDVEHLFTPFDSLQKIYVKA; this is translated from the coding sequence ATGGACGACTTTGCCTCACTCAACAGGACCATCGAACGTATCGTCGGCATACGGACATCGCAGTACAAGGAAGACTACATCAAGAGGAGAGTGCTCTCGCGGATGCGGATCTCGGGGAACGAGACCTTCGACGAGTACCACCGCTACCTGATCTCACACGAAGGAGAAAAGGAGGACCTGAGAAACGCCCTCACCATCAACGTCACCGAGTTCTTCCGTGACACAGAGGTCTTCACGGCCGTCGGGCAGAAGGTGCTCCCCGAACTCCTGAAGAAAAAAACCCGGATCAGGGTCTGGTGCGCCGGGTGCTCGACAGGGGAGGAGGCCTACACCTATGCGATGCTTGTGCGGGACCTCACCCTCACTCATGAGATCGACTGCACGATCATCGCCACGGATATCGACAAAATCGTGCTGGAAAAAGCAAAACAGGGCATATACGAGGGACGGTCCCTGAAGAACATGACAGAGTCGCAGATAAAGCGGCACTTCACCCACAGGGAAGACGGGAAATACGAGGTGAAGCCAGAGGTGAAGGCCCTTGTCAGGTTTTCAAACCATGACCTGATGTCGGGCGCCCCGGCCGCACGCTTCCTGGACCTCGTCTCCTGCAGGAACGTGACCATCTACTTCAACGAACAACAGAAGACCGACCTCGCCCTCCTCTTCCACGGTTCCCTCGGGCAGGGCGGATATTATGTGATGGGCAAGACTGAGTATCTCGGCCGGGACGTCGAACACCTCTTCACGCCGTTCGACTCCCTCCAGAAGATCTATGTCAAGGCCTGA
- a CDS encoding bifunctional RecB family nuclease/DEAD/DEAH box helicase: MAPVNLSPSLIARYFFHDCPRFLRYSATPPARRRADGVPDAVEDKSITSRILTTKGFAWEDEVVGRRIPGKVLVAEGGAVIHERRFSADESKKILAAVRPGTGVYQSTLIVPKRFYARYGLDPAVCTFNECRPDLLWCVDGEDRPLLRVIDLKATDRVKTSHRIQVALYSLILESVLAEHAIERAADGAAAGIWLQDADAPEMLDIGMDTDVLATFLARDLGPILTVPHADLPWHLRPACEMCPFFASCRKEVEEKNSVSLLPGLTPAGRRFLHERAGVETLDDLDRFLTSPDADDVVRTCGSLRGKGERLRAQVGALRDGKVIQLGGTSSSLPRPEGVGLVLTLAREPAGKRVYAAGFRRFKGTAVYGTPYREWTAVARTGDECATVVQEFVRALATELEEVARFNVGKPFREQKSLQTYVLDDSERRLLLEALKGCDGPDAARLLACYAGEGEAAFVRYPVVVLSRVLAECFALPVPVAGRLPDALAALLGPDHPASFRPSSLFWPETGNLMKSDAVYMAWYEGKAEATSWIEGEVRRRLRAEGDLLDAVRDRTTPHRWAEHFSFPAPTTFRHPELADLAAVIREETALDAAEARRVRSLPLKEAENLGLCIRIECRDGSGWNVLSSLDAATLPDTGGMPSYLLVPDTAEGVEAARAFDDTPYLATTVPPGGDVRFAGIVETEERRGRVTGLTLAIRSARGQGTFSAGDRALLFPRATDFTSSAILSELEDYDASDTNDLLALIRDPRRFAVPMAPLCTPDPAALEGLTPSQRAAFAQIMENRLTLVWGPPGTGKTHFLAETIQTTARARTRPLRIAVSALTHAAIENLLFEIQNAVTGDITLRLSVNKLEKTTSPKGRGLLALTRDVLTAMTRVPDGFVLGGTAKSFQKHRDLLPAFDLLIIDEASQMTFGELALLLPLIREGGRLVLAGDDCQLPPIVKAAGADHEKSEYQDSVFAWLRRRDTGRRYTAQLLENWRMNSTLSRFPAETIYGPGYTPATAEIAARQIMRAPADDGPFVAWALDPAHPLAVVVLEEVRATVENTAEAALVADLTAALRSSLLQPGSEEVYPDTKAGDAAFWSRGLFVVSPHHAQIAAIKKALAERRGWKSEPFVDTVDKMQGQQCEAVVVSYGVSDPETALAEAAFIYSRNRLNVSVTRAQAKCIVFLPRPLLEPSFDLFQDPETAEGLDYMLKLVAFCRREGETRVFSLPGCGKVSAFRV, encoded by the coding sequence ATGGCCCCCGTCAACCTGAGCCCCTCCCTCATCGCCCGGTATTTTTTCCATGACTGTCCGAGGTTCCTGCGGTACAGCGCGACGCCGCCGGCGCGGAGGCGGGCGGACGGCGTCCCCGACGCCGTCGAGGATAAGAGCATCACCTCCCGCATTCTCACCACGAAGGGCTTTGCCTGGGAGGACGAGGTCGTCGGCAGGCGGATACCGGGCAAGGTGCTCGTCGCCGAAGGGGGAGCGGTCATCCATGAACGCCGGTTCTCCGCGGACGAGAGCAAAAAAATCCTCGCCGCGGTGAGGCCAGGGACAGGGGTCTACCAGTCCACCCTGATCGTCCCGAAGAGGTTCTACGCGAGGTACGGCCTCGACCCCGCGGTCTGCACCTTCAACGAGTGCCGCCCCGACCTTCTCTGGTGCGTGGACGGGGAGGACCGCCCCCTCCTCAGGGTCATCGACCTGAAGGCGACAGACCGGGTGAAGACCTCCCACCGCATCCAGGTCGCCCTGTACAGCCTCATCCTGGAGAGCGTCCTCGCGGAGCACGCCATCGAGAGGGCGGCCGACGGGGCGGCGGCAGGCATCTGGCTCCAGGACGCGGATGCGCCCGAGATGCTTGATATCGGGATGGACACGGACGTCCTCGCCACCTTCCTCGCCCGCGACCTCGGGCCCATCCTCACTGTCCCCCACGCCGACCTCCCCTGGCACCTGAGGCCGGCATGCGAGATGTGCCCCTTCTTCGCCTCCTGCCGGAAGGAGGTGGAGGAAAAAAACTCCGTCTCCCTCCTCCCCGGCCTGACACCCGCGGGACGCCGCTTCCTCCACGAGAGGGCGGGGGTCGAGACCCTCGACGACCTCGACCGCTTCCTCACCTCGCCCGACGCCGACGACGTGGTCCGGACCTGCGGGTCCCTGCGGGGGAAGGGTGAACGCCTCAGGGCACAGGTCGGCGCCCTCAGGGACGGGAAAGTCATCCAACTCGGCGGCACCTCGTCCTCCCTGCCGCGGCCCGAAGGGGTGGGCCTCGTCCTCACCCTCGCCCGCGAACCTGCCGGGAAGAGGGTCTATGCGGCGGGCTTCAGGCGCTTCAAGGGGACGGCGGTGTACGGGACGCCGTATCGGGAGTGGACCGCCGTCGCCCGCACCGGAGACGAGTGTGCAACGGTCGTGCAGGAGTTCGTCCGCGCCCTCGCCACCGAACTGGAGGAGGTCGCACGGTTCAACGTGGGGAAACCCTTCCGCGAACAGAAGTCCCTCCAGACCTATGTCCTCGACGACAGCGAGCGGCGCCTCCTCCTGGAGGCCCTGAAGGGGTGCGACGGCCCCGACGCCGCCCGCCTCCTCGCCTGCTATGCTGGCGAGGGGGAGGCGGCCTTCGTCAGGTACCCGGTCGTCGTCCTCTCCCGCGTCCTCGCCGAGTGCTTCGCCCTCCCGGTCCCGGTCGCCGGCCGCCTCCCCGACGCCCTCGCCGCACTCCTCGGCCCCGACCACCCGGCCTCCTTCAGGCCCTCCTCCCTCTTCTGGCCGGAGACGGGGAACCTCATGAAGAGCGACGCCGTCTATATGGCGTGGTACGAGGGGAAGGCCGAGGCGACATCGTGGATCGAGGGCGAGGTCAGACGGCGCCTGCGGGCCGAAGGCGACCTCCTCGACGCGGTGCGGGACCGCACCACCCCCCACCGCTGGGCCGAGCACTTCTCCTTCCCGGCGCCAACAACCTTCAGGCACCCGGAACTCGCCGACCTCGCCGCCGTCATCAGGGAGGAGACGGCCCTCGACGCCGCCGAGGCACGGCGGGTCCGCTCTCTCCCCCTGAAGGAGGCGGAAAACCTCGGCCTCTGCATCAGGATAGAGTGCCGCGACGGGAGCGGGTGGAACGTCCTCTCCTCCCTCGACGCCGCCACTCTTCCCGACACAGGCGGCATGCCCAGCTACCTCCTCGTCCCCGACACCGCGGAGGGGGTGGAGGCGGCGCGGGCCTTCGACGACACGCCTTACCTCGCCACCACCGTGCCGCCGGGCGGCGATGTTCGCTTCGCCGGGATCGTCGAGACAGAGGAGAGACGGGGCCGGGTGACCGGCCTCACCCTCGCCATCAGGTCGGCACGCGGTCAGGGGACCTTCTCGGCAGGCGACCGCGCCCTCCTCTTCCCGCGGGCGACAGACTTCACCTCGTCGGCCATCCTCTCCGAACTCGAGGACTACGACGCCTCGGACACCAACGACCTCCTCGCCCTCATCAGGGACCCACGCCGCTTCGCCGTCCCCATGGCGCCCCTCTGCACACCCGACCCCGCGGCCCTCGAAGGTCTCACCCCGAGCCAGAGGGCGGCCTTCGCGCAGATCATGGAAAACCGCCTGACCCTGGTCTGGGGGCCGCCGGGCACCGGGAAGACCCATTTCCTGGCAGAGACAATCCAGACAACCGCGCGGGCACGCACCCGGCCCCTCCGCATCGCAGTGAGCGCTCTCACCCACGCAGCGATCGAGAACCTCCTCTTCGAGATCCAGAACGCCGTCACCGGGGACATCACCCTGCGGCTCTCGGTGAACAAACTCGAGAAGACGACAAGCCCGAAGGGGCGCGGCCTCCTCGCGCTCACCCGCGACGTCCTCACCGCCATGACCCGTGTCCCCGACGGCTTCGTCCTCGGCGGGACGGCGAAGAGTTTCCAGAAACACCGCGACCTCCTCCCCGCGTTCGACCTCCTGATCATCGACGAGGCATCGCAGATGACATTCGGCGAACTCGCCCTCCTCCTCCCCCTGATCAGGGAAGGCGGGAGACTCGTGCTCGCGGGCGACGACTGCCAGTTGCCGCCCATCGTGAAGGCGGCGGGCGCCGACCACGAAAAATCGGAGTATCAGGACTCGGTCTTCGCATGGCTGAGGCGGCGGGACACCGGGAGGAGATACACCGCGCAACTCCTGGAGAACTGGCGCATGAACAGCACGCTCTCCCGCTTCCCCGCCGAAACCATCTATGGTCCGGGATACACGCCAGCGACGGCAGAGATAGCGGCCAGGCAGATCATGCGTGCGCCGGCGGACGATGGCCCCTTCGTCGCCTGGGCGCTCGACCCGGCCCACCCCCTCGCCGTCGTCGTGCTCGAAGAGGTGCGGGCCACCGTGGAGAACACCGCCGAGGCCGCTCTGGTGGCAGACCTGACCGCCGCCCTGCGGTCGTCTCTCCTCCAGCCGGGGTCTGAGGAGGTCTACCCCGACACGAAGGCCGGCGACGCCGCCTTCTGGAGCAGGGGTTTGTTCGTCGTCAGCCCGCACCACGCCCAGATCGCGGCGATCAAAAAAGCCCTTGCAGAGAGACGGGGCTGGAAGTCAGAACCCTTTGTGGACACCGTGGACAAGATGCAGGGGCAGCAGTGCGAGGCGGTGGTCGTATCATATGGGGTGAGCGACCCCGAGACCGCCCTCGCCGAGGCCGCGTTCATCTACAGCAGGAACCGCCTCAACGTATCGGTCACCAGGGCACAGGCGAAGTGCATCGTCTTCCTCCCGCGCCCTCTCCTGGAACCATCGTTCGACCTCTTCCAGGACCCTGAGACGGCCGAAGGACTGGACTACATGCTGAAGTTGGTTGCGTTCTGCCGGAGAGAGGGAGAGACAAGGGTATTTTCTCTTCCCGGCTGCGGGAAGGTGTCGGCGTTCAGGGTATGA
- a CDS encoding ParA family protein — translation MRILIRGERISRIAFAHHKGGTGKTTSCLNIAGYLQTSGRSVLVVDCDPQANATSGLGIVPGSTEKTVYDLFMRRFDDYPDVSPAEVIVQTASGIDLLPSSLDLVGAEPYLYTIDDRASVLKDALDEIADLYDMVLIDTPPSMGQLVINSLVAADHAIVTLDPGVFSLGGVSTMKTIFQDIQTCAGGTVRPEIAIIGPGSRESAPRKGFFSSFFHRLFPADEDGGIEAEVAKTFLRVEKVPYSPEIPMAQKEGVPISHYAPACPAGRVYRNIAAFVEGWN, via the coding sequence TTGAGAATTCTCATAAGAGGTGAAAGGATCTCGCGCATCGCATTTGCCCATCATAAGGGAGGCACCGGCAAGACGACGTCATGCCTCAATATAGCCGGGTATCTCCAGACATCGGGCCGGAGTGTGCTTGTCGTCGACTGCGACCCGCAGGCGAATGCAACCTCGGGCCTCGGCATCGTCCCGGGATCGACTGAAAAGACCGTCTACGATCTTTTCATGAGGCGGTTCGACGACTATCCCGACGTCTCGCCCGCGGAGGTCATCGTCCAGACAGCGTCGGGCATCGACCTCCTCCCCTCGTCCCTCGACCTCGTCGGCGCGGAACCCTACCTCTATACCATCGATGACCGGGCGTCTGTCCTGAAAGACGCACTCGACGAGATCGCAGACCTGTACGATATGGTCCTCATCGACACCCCGCCGAGCATGGGCCAGCTCGTCATCAACAGCCTTGTCGCGGCGGACCACGCGATCGTCACGCTGGACCCGGGGGTCTTCTCTCTCGGGGGTGTCAGTACCATGAAGACGATATTCCAGGACATCCAGACCTGTGCAGGCGGGACTGTCCGCCCGGAGATCGCGATCATCGGCCCGGGAAGCAGAGAGTCTGCTCCACGGAAAGGATTTTTTTCTTCGTTCTTTCACCGCCTGTTCCCGGCCGATGAAGATGGCGGGATCGAGGCCGAGGTCGCAAAGACTTTCCTGCGGGTCGAGAAAGTGCCGTACTCTCCCGAAATCCCGATGGCCCAGAAAGAAGGTGTCCCCATCTCCCACTACGCTCCTGCCTGCCCCGCGGGGCGCGTGTACCGGAATATCGCGGCCTTTGTCGAAGGCTGGAACTGA